One Papaver somniferum cultivar HN1 chromosome 10, ASM357369v1, whole genome shotgun sequence genomic window carries:
- the LOC113318641 gene encoding uncharacterized protein LOC113318641, giving the protein MTGGSLGQRTSSYGSLQQQQQLQNSVALLPIQTTPVPRKQGKMLLSASREKERFLHRICKFAGRRRVGMLLLVVVSVVVFMSVLSAVNKDEDIPEGPDSSSRSTIHIQGNTPGGFMPSNDTDSSHGEKEDIKDSNSTEPNNVPVSREIKATSAPTFSPPTSPPPPSPPPPPPPSPPPPPSLFPPPPPPNSPPPLSRTSAVVALPPGHPCEKFTLPPPPADKKRTGPRPCPVCYLPVEQAIASMPSLPSSSPVQNLTYVYEEKPIRTEPFPSGGSEFGGFPSLQQRTDSFEITESMNVHCGFVKGTRPGRQTGFDIDDADLREMEQCRGVVVASAIFGNYDVLQQPKNMSETTKKDVCFYMFVDQETEAYMKNSSNLDGQNKVGLWRIIVVHNLPYSDARRNGKVPKLLLHRIFPNVRYSLWVDGKLELVVDPYQLLERFLWRKNASFAISRHYRRFDVFAEAEANKAAGKYDNASIDFQVEFYRREGLTHYSEAKLPITSDVPEGCVIIREHIHITNLFTCLWFNEVDRFTSRDQISFSTVRDKIMSKVDLGLNMFLDCERRNFVIQAYHRDLLEHMAPPTAIVVHPPPLPSPPPPLPLPPPLDKTNDLSSNIPSPDMVTEVSTKIGGRRRGRDRRSGSRRRSPKTATQ; this is encoded by the exons ATGACTGGAGGGTCATTGGGGCAGCGTACATCAAGTTATGGatcactgcaacaacaacaacaacttcagaaTAGTGTTGCGTTGCTGCCAATTCAAACCACACCAGTTCCACGGAAACAAGGAAAGATGCTGTTATCTGCTTCTAGAGAGAAGGAAAGGTTTCTTCATCGGATCTGTAAATTTGCTGGACGAAGGAGGGTTGGAATGCTTCTCCTAGTCGTTGTTTCTGTTGTGGTTTTCATGTCTGTATTATCTGCTGTTAATAAAG atgaagatataCCAGAAGGCCCTGATTCAAGCAGTAGGTCAACTATACATATCCAAGGAAATACTCCTGGTGGTTTCATGCCTTCAAACGATACCGATTCTTCCCATGGGGAAAAAGAAGACATAAAGGATAGTAACTCTACTGAACCAAATAATGTGCCAGTAAGTAGGGAAATTAAAGCTACGTCTGCACCAACTTTTTCTCCTCCTACCTCTCCGCCCCCTCCTTCTCCTCCGCCTCCGCCTCCTCCTTCCCCTCCCCCTCCTCCTTCCCTTTTCCCTCCTCCTCCCCCTCCTAATTCTCCTCCACCTCTTTCTCGCACATCTGCTGTTGTTGCCCTTCCGCCAGGTCATCCATGTGAAAAGTTTACACTTCCTCCCCCTCCTGCTGACAAGAAACGGACCGGTCCACGAC CATGTCCAGTATGTTATCTTCCGGTTGAGCAGGCCATAGCTAGTATGCCGAGTCTCCCATCCTCTTCTCCTGTACAGAATTTAACTTATGTTTACGAGGAAAAGCCAATAAGAACTGAACCATTTCCATCTGGAGGCTCCGAGTTTGGTGGGTTTCCTTCTTTACAGCAGAgaactgattcttttgagatAACGGAATCAATGAATGTGCACTGCGG GTTTGTCAAAGGAACACGACCTGGTCGCCAGACTGGATTTGACATCGATGATGCTGACCTCCGTGAGATGGAACAGTGCCGCGGAGTTGTTGTTGCATCAGCCATATTTG GAAACTATGATGTATTACAACAACCGAAGAATATGAGTGAAACCACAAAGAAAGATGTATGCTTCTATATGTTTGTGGACCAAGAAACAGAGGCTTACATGAAAAATTCAAGTAACCTGGATGGCCAAAATAAGGTTGGCCTATGGAGAATTATTGTCGTGCATAATCTTCCTTACTCTGATGCAAGAAGAAACGGAAAA GTTCCTAAGCTTCTGTTACATAGGATTTTTCCTAATGTGCGGTATTCTCTTTGGGTTGACGGAAAGCTAGAGCTTGTGGTCGATCCTTACCAACTCCTCGAAAG GTTCTTGTGGCGTAAGAATGCCAGTTTTGCTATCTCTAGGCATTATAGACGATTTGATGTGTTTGCGGAAGCAGAAGCCAATAAAGCTGCTGGAAAATATGACAATGCATCCATTGATTTCCAGGTTGAATTTTACAGGAGAGAGGGTTTGACTCATTATTCTGAGGCAAAGCTTCCAATCACAAGTG ATGTTCCTGAAGGATGTGTGATCATTAGGGAACACATTCACATAACCAACTTGTTTACTTGTTTATGGTTCAACGAAGTCGATCGTTTCACTTCTAGAGACCAGATCAGTTTCTCTACTGTGAGAGACAAGATTATGTCAAAAGTTGACTTGGGTTTGAACATGTTTCTTGATTGCGAAAGACGTAACTTTGTGATTCAG GCATATCATAGAGATTTGCTAGAGCACATGGCTCCACCGACTGCGATTGTTGTTCATCCTCCACCATTACCTTCACCCCCACCCCCACTCCCACTCCCACCTCCATTGGATAAGACTAATGATTTGTCGAGCAATATACCATCACCAGATATGGTTACAGAGGTGTCCACAAAGATTGGTGGCAGAAGGCGGGGAAGGGATAGAAGATCTGGTTCCAGACGTCGCAGTCCCAAAACTGCAACACAATAA
- the LOC113315746 gene encoding uncharacterized protein LOC113315746: MASSSGFFMICLLHSIISFSCGSLMIFYLNEISIIGHGSETAIKLLGSTPHDQLLIQTSDSFAGLLLCIIGLLLFMVSFIRDKEFQSFFANGCVLVHILVALWRIFFEREVEILASHWPKQVIGDFLMAFSWVFFQIYTWREKYD, from the coding sequence atggCATCATCATCGGGGTTTTTCATGATCTGTCTTCTTCACTCTATAATATCTTTTTCGTGTggttctttgatgatattttacCTCAATGAGATCTCTATAATTGGTCATGGAAGTGAAACAGCTATCAAACTCTTAGGATCAACACCACATGATCAACTCTTAATTCAAACTTCAGATTCATTTGCTGGATTACTTCTTTGCATAATTGGGCTTCTTTTATTCATGGTTTCCTTCATTAGAGACAAAGAGTTTCAGAGCTTTTTTGCTAACGGATGCGTTCTTGTTCATATTTTAGTAGCTCTGTGGAGGATTTTCTTTGAGAGAGAAGTTGAAATTCTTGCTTCACATTGGCCTAAGCAAGTTATTGGAGACTTTCTGATGGCTTTTTCATGGGTTTTCTTTCAAATTTATACTTGGAGAGAAAAATATGACTAG